The Polyangiaceae bacterium genome includes a region encoding these proteins:
- a CDS encoding VanZ family protein, with protein sequence MSASAKPAPRGGFFLQVVPALLYTFAIFYGGVTQPPSVGAPALFQQDKLLHAIAFGFMQLVMLRAVRYEGQKLGFRAQNLLAFGLACAIGGLLELVQLTTSYRSAELLDFVADAFGAGIVAAVLDWRAKKRQETCAPPAEPEG encoded by the coding sequence GTGAGCGCGTCGGCGAAGCCCGCGCCGCGTGGCGGCTTCTTCCTGCAGGTCGTGCCGGCGCTGCTCTACACCTTCGCCATCTTCTACGGCGGCGTCACCCAGCCGCCCAGCGTGGGGGCACCGGCGCTCTTCCAGCAAGACAAGCTGCTGCACGCCATCGCCTTCGGCTTCATGCAGCTCGTGATGCTGCGCGCCGTGCGCTACGAGGGTCAGAAGCTCGGGTTCCGCGCGCAGAACCTGCTCGCCTTCGGCCTGGCCTGCGCCATCGGCGGGCTGCTCGAGCTGGTCCAGCTGACCACGTCGTACCGCTCGGCGGAGCTCCTGGACTTCGTCGCGGACGCCTTCGGCGCCGGGATCGTCGCGGCGGTGCTCGACTGGCGCGCCAAGAAGCGGCAGGAGACTTGCGCGCCCCCCGCGGAACCGGAAGGATGA
- the cyaY gene encoding iron donor protein CyaY: MTQISEAEYEARAVPELRALVEAFDRLDLDGVEAELSNDILTLDFGAGGRYVVNSHRAARQIWMAAERHAWHFDWDPDQSAWIAYKTGDELWTALARVVGDKLGKTLSLK; this comes from the coding sequence GTGACGCAGATCTCGGAGGCAGAGTACGAAGCGCGCGCCGTCCCTGAGCTGCGCGCGCTCGTCGAAGCGTTCGATCGGTTGGACCTGGACGGCGTCGAGGCGGAGCTGTCGAACGACATCCTGACCCTCGACTTCGGTGCGGGGGGTCGCTACGTGGTGAACTCGCACCGCGCCGCTCGGCAGATCTGGATGGCGGCCGAGCGCCACGCCTGGCACTTCGACTGGGATCCCGACCAGAGCGCGTGGATCGCTTACAAGACCGGCGACGAGCTCTGGACCGCGCTCGCGCGGGTCGTCGGTGACAAGCTGGGCAAGACGCTCAGCTTGAAGTGA
- a CDS encoding IPT/TIG domain-containing protein — protein sequence MGAPTFRRLGLWLAVSGLAFGLAGSCVARPEGTFQKPTDDDGGPPGPILFDGSSDVKSELPPADPHAVLGVDPPHGPWNGGQTVMVRGNGFDSKARVWFGTVEIPSSDLVPVDAERIQVAVPPGSAGPVDVTAQNGDDTSTRRTLLGGYEYDSFYADPKSGPTSGGTLVKLYGQGTKWSDKVEVLVDFLPCTDVVVTSGTELQCKTPQSTPGTKPIRVTTEDGVSVDVLDAFTYGDSDNGYKGGLSGGPLKGQLKVLALDGWTGTVLPGATAIAGDDLDKALVQKTDGAGVTVFQDAALGPKRTVTVAKKCYQPITFVDVPVDTVTVYLDPVLSPSCAEEGDPPPVGGTPALGAAITGQLVWKSSKEFETRAAWTNIPEPKGPDEKAVAYVFQLQSDPSYGFSLPNASDAVTPSAGGTIGYEYVISAQTGNLGIYALAGIENRAASPPYFKAYAMGLAKGISTAPGKVTSNVFINMDIPLDHAFKISMTGPKPTLKGPDRAKVSVSIRVNELGYALLPVGVQEKLLPITGPLSFVGVPPLIKGLASSQYVYTGRAVTGVGGTSPRSVVGLSATTSTAEVVSLDPFVEIPALTTPGQNGSWTGTDLGWSASPGGASVELTVVYAQSGGGLVTWVIAAPAGVSSTKLPNLAALGSELALLPGPITFSVNRAHITPFDYGSLRYRQLDTRGWNAYASDIFHAHL from the coding sequence GTGGGAGCGCCGACCTTTCGTCGTCTCGGGCTCTGGCTCGCCGTCTCCGGGCTGGCCTTCGGCCTCGCCGGCAGCTGCGTGGCGCGACCGGAGGGCACCTTCCAGAAGCCGACGGACGACGACGGAGGTCCGCCCGGCCCCATCCTGTTCGACGGCAGCTCCGACGTGAAGAGCGAGCTGCCCCCGGCTGACCCGCACGCCGTGCTCGGCGTCGATCCGCCGCACGGGCCCTGGAACGGCGGGCAGACCGTGATGGTGCGCGGCAACGGCTTCGACAGCAAGGCCCGGGTCTGGTTCGGCACGGTGGAGATCCCGAGCTCGGATCTGGTCCCCGTGGACGCGGAGCGCATCCAGGTCGCGGTGCCCCCCGGCAGCGCCGGCCCCGTGGACGTCACGGCGCAGAACGGCGACGACACCTCGACGCGCCGCACGCTCCTGGGCGGTTACGAATACGACTCGTTCTACGCCGACCCGAAGAGCGGCCCCACCTCCGGCGGAACGCTGGTGAAGCTCTACGGGCAAGGCACCAAGTGGAGCGACAAGGTCGAGGTGCTGGTGGACTTCTTGCCGTGCACGGACGTCGTGGTCACGAGCGGCACGGAGCTCCAGTGCAAGACGCCGCAGAGCACGCCGGGCACGAAGCCGATCCGGGTCACCACCGAAGACGGCGTGAGCGTGGACGTGCTGGATGCCTTCACCTACGGCGACAGCGACAACGGCTACAAGGGTGGCCTGAGCGGCGGCCCGCTGAAAGGCCAGCTCAAGGTGCTGGCCCTCGACGGCTGGACGGGCACGGTGCTGCCCGGCGCGACCGCCATCGCGGGCGACGACCTCGACAAGGCGCTGGTGCAGAAGACCGACGGGGCCGGCGTCACCGTGTTCCAAGACGCTGCGCTCGGGCCCAAACGGACGGTCACGGTGGCCAAGAAGTGCTACCAGCCCATCACCTTCGTGGACGTCCCGGTCGACACGGTGACCGTCTACCTCGACCCGGTGCTGTCACCCAGCTGCGCGGAGGAAGGTGACCCGCCGCCGGTGGGCGGCACTCCGGCGCTCGGCGCCGCGATCACCGGGCAGCTGGTCTGGAAGAGCTCGAAGGAGTTCGAGACGCGCGCCGCCTGGACCAACATCCCGGAGCCCAAGGGCCCCGACGAGAAGGCCGTCGCCTACGTGTTCCAGCTCCAGAGCGATCCGAGCTACGGCTTCAGCCTGCCGAACGCCTCCGACGCGGTGACGCCGAGTGCGGGCGGAACCATCGGCTACGAGTACGTGATCAGCGCCCAGACCGGCAACCTCGGCATCTACGCCCTGGCGGGCATCGAGAACCGCGCGGCGTCGCCGCCTTACTTCAAGGCCTACGCCATGGGCCTGGCGAAAGGCATCTCGACCGCGCCGGGCAAGGTGACGAGCAACGTGTTCATCAACATGGACATCCCGCTCGATCACGCCTTCAAGATCAGCATGACCGGCCCCAAGCCCACGCTGAAGGGTCCGGACCGAGCGAAGGTCAGCGTCTCCATCCGGGTGAACGAGCTCGGCTACGCGCTCTTGCCGGTGGGCGTGCAGGAGAAGCTCTTGCCGATCACGGGCCCCTTGTCCTTCGTGGGCGTGCCGCCGCTGATCAAGGGCCTCGCCAGCAGCCAATACGTCTACACCGGTCGAGCGGTGACCGGCGTCGGCGGCACCTCGCCGCGCTCGGTGGTGGGGCTCTCCGCCACCACCAGCACCGCAGAGGTGGTGAGCCTCGATCCTTTCGTGGAGATCCCCGCGCTCACCACCCCGGGCCAGAACGGCAGCTGGACCGGGACCGATCTCGGCTGGAGCGCGAGCCCAGGCGGCGCGAGCGTGGAGCTGACCGTGGTCTACGCCCAGAGCGGCGGCGGCCTCGTGACCTGGGTCATCGCGGCGCCGGCGGGGGTGAGCTCGACCAAGTTGCCGAACCTGGCCGCGCTGGGCAGCGAGCTCGCGCTCTTGCCGGGTCCGATCACCTTCAGCGTGAACCGCGCGCACATCACGCCCTTCGACTACGGCAGCCTGCGCTACCGCCAGCTCGACACGCGCGGCTGGAACGCCTACGCCTCGGACATCTTCCATGCGCACCTGTGA
- a CDS encoding IgGFc-binding protein → MRHLSGLAFGSFVIASCGFDRADRWLISDESPPPPLCNLGAMRCTDAVERCEKSSSGLVWAKLEDCAGQGLVCVPDAWVCKTCVPSSRRCDGQTTKLCDASGDHETEGDTCDTTQGIACRAGQCTQLCSKAKQQRSNVGCEYWAVDLDNANVGAGLNAAAQQYSVVVSNPQPDVYAEVVIERDDSAPGQPNSPLGVAKATIPPLSLRVFQLGPREVDGSPPGEFDTGTHTALTRHAYRVSSNFPVVAYQFNPLYNAAVFSNDASLLKPVEALVVAPGQLARSYVVLGWPQTIASTDDPNTNFNPANPVDLRAFLTIVGTRPNTVVKVETRAGIIGGGPVKTTPKGGVVELSLGPFDVLNLETDDFNADFTGSVVWANQPVVVFSGSEASDAPFFSKLSERRCCADHLEEQLDPIRTAGTRFVATISANRSEMVAAAGASIGVVSQPEYFRVIAVTESGAKITTTLGGEAASLSLAGRGSYADIASTREFLLESDAPVMLQSVSASQDDGGVPRGLPGGDPSSIIIPPVQQFRTSYVFLTPDKYNFDFIRIIAPPSAAIVLDGTPVQDIAACVPVPGDGLTAAERGSPTPPFVVYRCQLSFPVIDPEKQTDNVSPGVQDDGVHRVDADEPVGVLVDGFDAYVSYAYAAGTELNQIVPQ, encoded by the coding sequence TTGCGTCACCTGTCTGGGCTGGCCTTCGGCTCGTTCGTGATCGCGAGCTGCGGCTTCGACCGCGCCGACCGCTGGCTGATCTCGGACGAGAGCCCCCCGCCGCCGCTGTGCAACCTGGGCGCGATGCGCTGCACCGACGCCGTCGAGCGCTGCGAGAAGAGCTCTTCCGGCTTGGTCTGGGCGAAGCTCGAGGACTGCGCCGGCCAGGGCCTGGTCTGCGTCCCGGACGCCTGGGTCTGCAAGACCTGCGTGCCGAGCTCGCGGCGCTGCGACGGCCAGACGACCAAGCTCTGCGACGCGAGCGGTGACCACGAGACCGAAGGCGACACCTGCGACACGACCCAGGGCATCGCCTGCCGCGCCGGCCAGTGCACTCAGCTCTGCTCCAAGGCCAAGCAGCAGCGCAGCAACGTCGGCTGCGAGTACTGGGCCGTGGATCTCGACAACGCCAACGTCGGGGCGGGGCTGAACGCCGCCGCGCAGCAGTACTCCGTGGTCGTCAGCAACCCGCAGCCGGACGTCTACGCGGAGGTGGTCATCGAGCGCGACGACAGCGCGCCGGGACAGCCGAATTCTCCGCTCGGCGTCGCCAAGGCGACCATCCCGCCGCTCAGCCTGCGGGTCTTCCAGCTCGGCCCGCGCGAGGTGGACGGCTCGCCTCCCGGCGAGTTCGACACCGGGACGCACACGGCCCTCACGCGTCACGCCTATCGGGTCAGCTCGAATTTCCCGGTCGTCGCCTATCAGTTCAACCCGCTCTACAACGCCGCCGTGTTCTCCAACGACGCCTCGCTCCTGAAGCCGGTGGAGGCCCTGGTGGTGGCCCCGGGACAGCTGGCACGCTCGTACGTGGTCCTGGGCTGGCCGCAGACCATCGCCAGCACGGACGATCCGAACACCAACTTCAACCCGGCGAACCCGGTCGATCTCCGCGCGTTCTTGACCATCGTGGGCACCCGGCCGAACACCGTGGTCAAGGTCGAGACCCGCGCCGGCATCATCGGCGGCGGACCGGTGAAGACCACGCCCAAGGGCGGCGTGGTGGAGCTGTCTCTTGGCCCGTTCGACGTCTTGAACCTGGAGACCGACGACTTCAACGCGGACTTCACCGGTTCGGTGGTGTGGGCCAACCAACCGGTGGTCGTGTTCAGCGGCAGCGAGGCCAGCGACGCGCCGTTCTTCTCGAAGCTGTCGGAGCGACGCTGCTGCGCCGATCACCTGGAGGAGCAGCTCGATCCGATCCGCACCGCCGGCACGCGCTTCGTCGCCACCATCTCGGCCAACCGCTCCGAGATGGTGGCCGCGGCCGGCGCGAGCATCGGCGTCGTGTCCCAGCCGGAGTACTTCCGGGTCATCGCCGTCACCGAGAGCGGTGCGAAGATCACGACCACGCTGGGCGGGGAAGCGGCGAGCTTGTCCCTCGCCGGCCGCGGCTCCTACGCCGACATCGCGTCGACCCGAGAGTTCTTGCTGGAGAGCGACGCCCCGGTGATGCTCCAGAGCGTCTCGGCGAGCCAGGACGACGGTGGCGTTCCGCGAGGCCTGCCCGGCGGCGACCCCAGCAGCATCATCATCCCGCCGGTGCAGCAGTTCCGCACCTCGTACGTATTCTTGACGCCGGACAAGTACAACTTCGACTTCATCCGCATCATCGCGCCGCCCAGCGCCGCGATCGTGCTCGACGGCACGCCGGTGCAAGACATCGCCGCCTGCGTGCCGGTGCCGGGGGACGGCCTCACGGCGGCCGAGCGTGGCAGCCCCACTCCGCCCTTCGTAGTCTACCGCTGCCAGCTCAGCTTCCCGGTCATCGACCCGGAGAAGCAGACCGACAACGTCAGCCCCGGCGTGCAGGACGACGGCGTCCACCGAGTCGACGCCGACGAGCCGGTCGGCGTGCTCGTGGACGGCTTCGACGCCTACGTCTCCTACGCCTACGCCGCCGGCACGGAGCTGAACCAGATCGTCCCGCAGTGA
- a CDS encoding class I tRNA ligase family protein gives MAETPFAPVPTDLDFPRYERQILELWKARQIFEKSLELRGPDAPHFVFYEGPPTANGVPHNGHVLTRVMKDLFPRYQAMLGKRVLRKGGWDTHGLPVEVEVEKELRIHGKAAIEEYGVEPFVARCIESVFRYTTEWERLTERIGFWVSLPDAYVTYHKTYVESVWWALSNLFEKGLLYQGHKVVWWWAQGGTALSSAEVGLGYKSVDDPSVFVAFPLRDEPETALVVWTTTPWTLSSNGYAAVRPGASYDVVKIGAPKEHKGKKPKELRTNAKQLILASELRAAISDKIGHELEVVSTLEGEELVGKRYVPPFDTYYAERRDARVALKEGGDDATWWRVIAEDFVTLDTGAGIVHVAPAFGEDDNKAHAKQLRRYARPDEVELLCAVNPDGSFKPEAGKYAGRWVKDCDKEILSELSDKGVLLFEELYRHDYPFCWRSDEDPLIQMARPAWFIRTTERLADAMADNQAVSWLPEHIKEGRFGDFLRNNVDWALSRERYWGTPLNVWVCTKDPEHKHAPSSVAEIEKLSPTAFNHFYEAKKLDPTLNPHLIVHKPWIDQVELPCPSCGAAMRRVPEVIDCWFDSGCMPFAQWGFPHVEGSVAKFDDAFPADFISEAIDQTRGWFYSLLMISALVFDQPTQKALGLSALRGFPHPYKSCIVLGHVCDKEGKKESKSRGNYTPPEIILDRVRMEFGVLAEAHGQKAPEGKALIAREDLEGMDLQDGAKVALYRADAPEKKRELVIEAQKKLPRRVVLLSDADREALGLEPIEKGLGTMPVEVPRAPVAQRVTMEDENTPAPGADAFRWFFYASSPPWSNTRHSLTNVRLLQKDFHVKLRNVYSFFTIYANIDGWRPTHPAHVGRPPAERSLLDRWLLSEVQLTVRDVRRALDGYLAYDAALRLIDLTESLSNWYVRRSRPRFWAKGLEQDKCDAYATLYEALTTLAELAAPFIPFFSEEIYQNLVVRARLPGARESVHFADYPAPNAAVIDEGLAEEMSAVRQVVSLGLSVRTANRLKVRQPLSHADVVFNDKQTLERLESHRSLIAEELNVHEVNFMFPGHERGAVSFKLKPNFRTLGPRLGKRVQEVKKALDAADGSALHAELSSTGKVVLELGGEKLDFSADEIEVSVSAAEGFAAETGKVGVVVLHTTLTEQLIDEGLLREVASRVQQARKDLGLEFTDRVRLWVGGSRRIQRIVQENQAQLSTECLAPEVSVGELGAAPAGAKEHTLGDETVATLLQKL, from the coding sequence ATGGCCGAGACCCCGTTCGCCCCCGTGCCCACAGATCTGGATTTTCCGCGCTACGAGCGGCAAATCCTCGAGCTCTGGAAGGCGCGGCAGATCTTCGAGAAGTCCCTCGAGCTGCGCGGGCCCGACGCGCCGCACTTCGTCTTCTACGAGGGCCCTCCCACCGCCAACGGCGTGCCGCACAACGGCCACGTGCTGACGCGGGTGATGAAGGACCTGTTCCCGCGCTACCAGGCGATGCTGGGAAAGCGCGTGCTGCGCAAGGGCGGCTGGGACACCCACGGGCTGCCGGTGGAGGTCGAGGTCGAGAAGGAGCTGCGCATCCACGGCAAAGCCGCCATCGAGGAGTACGGCGTCGAGCCCTTCGTCGCGCGCTGCATCGAGAGCGTGTTCCGCTACACCACGGAGTGGGAGCGGCTGACCGAGCGCATCGGCTTCTGGGTCAGCTTGCCCGACGCCTACGTCACCTATCACAAGACCTACGTCGAGAGCGTGTGGTGGGCGCTCTCGAACCTGTTCGAAAAGGGTCTGCTCTACCAGGGCCACAAGGTGGTGTGGTGGTGGGCGCAAGGCGGCACCGCGCTGTCGAGCGCCGAGGTCGGCCTGGGCTACAAGAGCGTGGACGATCCCAGCGTCTTCGTGGCCTTCCCCCTCAGGGACGAGCCGGAGACGGCGCTCGTGGTCTGGACCACCACGCCCTGGACCCTGTCGTCGAACGGCTACGCGGCGGTGCGACCCGGGGCCAGCTACGACGTGGTGAAGATCGGCGCCCCGAAGGAGCACAAGGGCAAGAAGCCGAAGGAGCTCCGCACCAACGCCAAGCAGCTGATCTTGGCCAGCGAGCTCCGGGCGGCGATCAGCGACAAGATCGGCCACGAGCTCGAGGTCGTCTCGACGCTCGAGGGGGAGGAGCTGGTCGGCAAGCGCTACGTGCCGCCCTTCGACACCTATTACGCCGAGCGACGCGACGCGCGGGTGGCACTGAAGGAGGGGGGCGACGACGCGACGTGGTGGCGGGTCATCGCCGAGGACTTCGTGACCCTCGACACCGGCGCCGGCATCGTGCACGTCGCGCCGGCCTTCGGCGAGGACGACAACAAGGCGCACGCCAAGCAGCTCCGGCGCTACGCCCGCCCGGACGAGGTGGAGCTCCTGTGCGCGGTGAACCCCGACGGCAGCTTCAAGCCCGAGGCAGGGAAATACGCCGGGCGCTGGGTCAAGGACTGCGACAAGGAGATCCTGTCGGAGCTGTCCGACAAGGGCGTGCTCTTGTTCGAGGAGCTCTACCGCCACGACTACCCGTTCTGTTGGCGCTCCGACGAAGATCCGCTGATCCAGATGGCGCGCCCGGCGTGGTTCATTCGCACCACGGAGCGCCTGGCCGACGCCATGGCGGACAACCAGGCGGTCAGCTGGCTGCCGGAGCACATCAAGGAGGGACGTTTCGGCGACTTCCTGCGCAACAACGTGGACTGGGCGCTGTCCCGCGAGCGCTACTGGGGCACGCCGCTCAACGTCTGGGTGTGCACCAAGGATCCGGAGCACAAACACGCGCCGAGCAGCGTGGCCGAGATTGAGAAGCTCTCACCTACGGCGTTCAATCACTTCTACGAGGCGAAGAAGCTCGACCCGACGCTGAACCCCCACCTGATCGTGCACAAGCCCTGGATCGACCAGGTCGAGCTCCCGTGCCCGAGCTGCGGGGCCGCGATGCGCCGCGTGCCGGAGGTCATCGACTGCTGGTTCGACTCCGGCTGCATGCCCTTCGCGCAGTGGGGCTTCCCGCACGTCGAGGGCTCGGTCGCGAAGTTCGACGACGCCTTCCCGGCCGACTTCATCAGCGAGGCGATCGACCAGACCCGCGGCTGGTTCTACTCGCTGCTCATGATCTCGGCGCTGGTCTTCGACCAGCCCACGCAGAAAGCGCTCGGCCTGTCCGCGCTCCGAGGCTTCCCGCACCCCTACAAGAGCTGCATCGTGCTCGGTCACGTCTGCGACAAGGAGGGCAAGAAGGAGAGCAAGAGCCGAGGCAACTACACGCCGCCGGAGATCATCCTCGATCGCGTGCGCATGGAGTTCGGCGTGCTCGCCGAGGCCCACGGCCAGAAGGCCCCGGAGGGCAAGGCGCTGATCGCCCGTGAGGATCTCGAGGGCATGGACCTCCAGGACGGTGCGAAGGTGGCGCTCTACCGCGCCGACGCCCCGGAGAAGAAGCGCGAGCTGGTCATCGAGGCCCAGAAGAAGCTGCCGCGGCGCGTGGTCCTGCTCTCGGATGCGGACCGCGAAGCCCTGGGGCTCGAGCCCATCGAGAAGGGGCTCGGCACCATGCCCGTCGAGGTGCCGCGGGCGCCCGTCGCCCAGCGCGTCACCATGGAGGACGAGAACACCCCGGCCCCCGGCGCCGACGCCTTCCGCTGGTTCTTCTACGCCTCGAGCCCGCCCTGGTCGAACACGCGCCACAGCCTGACCAACGTGCGCCTCCTTCAGAAGGACTTCCACGTCAAGCTGCGCAACGTCTACTCGTTCTTCACCATCTACGCGAACATCGACGGCTGGCGACCGACCCACCCGGCGCACGTGGGGCGCCCCCCGGCGGAGCGCTCGCTCCTCGATCGCTGGCTGCTCTCGGAGGTGCAGCTCACCGTGCGCGACGTGCGGCGCGCCCTCGACGGCTACCTGGCCTACGACGCCGCGCTACGGCTGATCGATCTGACCGAGTCGCTCTCCAACTGGTACGTGCGCCGAAGCCGCCCGCGCTTTTGGGCCAAGGGGCTCGAGCAGGACAAGTGCGACGCCTACGCCACGCTCTACGAGGCGCTGACCACGCTGGCGGAGCTCGCGGCGCCGTTCATCCCCTTCTTCAGCGAGGAGATCTACCAGAACCTCGTGGTGCGGGCGAGGCTGCCCGGCGCCCGGGAGAGCGTGCACTTCGCCGACTATCCCGCGCCGAACGCCGCCGTCATCGACGAAGGGCTGGCAGAGGAGATGTCCGCGGTGCGCCAGGTGGTGAGCCTGGGGCTGTCGGTGCGCACGGCGAATCGCCTCAAGGTGCGCCAGCCGCTCTCGCACGCGGACGTGGTGTTCAACGACAAGCAGACGCTGGAGCGCCTCGAGAGCCATCGCTCGCTGATCGCAGAGGAGCTCAACGTGCACGAGGTGAACTTCATGTTTCCCGGTCACGAACGCGGCGCGGTGAGCTTCAAGCTGAAGCCCAACTTCCGCACGCTGGGCCCGCGCCTGGGCAAACGCGTTCAGGAGGTGAAGAAGGCGCTGGACGCCGCCGACGGCTCGGCGCTGCACGCCGAGCTGTCGAGCACCGGCAAGGTCGTCCTCGAGCTCGGCGGCGAGAAGCTCGATTTCTCCGCCGACGAGATCGAGGTCAGCGTCTCGGCGGCCGAGGGCTTCGCCGCCGAGACCGGCAAGGTCGGCGTGGTGGTGCTGCACACCACACTGACCGAGCAGCTGATCGACGAGGGGCTCCTGCGCGAGGTCGCGAGCCGCGTGCAGCAGGCGCGCAAGGATCTGGGCCTCGAGTTCACCGATCGGGTCCGGCTCTGGGTCGGCGGCAGCCGGCGGATCCAGCGCATCGTGCAGGAAAACCAGGCCCAGCTCTCCACGGAGTGTCTGGCCCCGGAGGTGTCCGTGGGCGAGCTCGGGGCGGCGCCGGCGGGGGCCAAGGAGCACACGCTCGGCGACGAGACCGTGGCGACTTTGTTGCAGAAGCTCTGA
- a CDS encoding MFS transporter, producing MSVPPLSPYQKRLFAFLSVATFFEGYDFMALTQILPNLRASLGLNEAQAGLLVGFINVGTVLAYFLVRKADRWGRRRVLTITIAGYTLFTFASGLAPNVWVFAVFQMLARIFLLAEWAISSVIAAEEFPAARRGMVIGVVSASGSLGSVVCAGVVPLLLKAPWGWRTIYLVGIVPLVILAFARRSLKETKRFEEQPHAEKGRPLAHIWRTPYRRRMLELGAIWLLTYVCTQTSVTYWKEFAVAERGFSDGQVGLSITIAALVAMPLVFLSGKALDVIGRRWGALVIYGLTAVGVFCSYTFHDRWALTGALMLGIYGASAFLPVMNAYTTELFPTDLRGDAFAWSNNLIGRIGYVTSPALVGWFAHQVGWGSAVRVTALFPLLALALILLLLPETRARELEETAAL from the coding sequence ATGAGCGTGCCGCCCCTGAGCCCGTACCAGAAGCGCCTGTTCGCGTTCCTGAGCGTGGCGACCTTCTTCGAGGGCTACGACTTCATGGCGCTGACGCAGATCCTGCCCAACCTGCGCGCGTCCCTCGGTCTGAACGAGGCGCAGGCGGGGCTCCTGGTGGGCTTCATCAACGTGGGCACGGTGCTGGCGTACTTCCTGGTGCGCAAGGCCGATCGCTGGGGCCGGCGCCGGGTGCTCACGATCACCATCGCCGGCTACACGCTGTTCACCTTCGCGAGCGGGCTGGCGCCCAACGTCTGGGTGTTCGCCGTGTTCCAAATGCTCGCTCGCATCTTCCTCCTGGCCGAGTGGGCCATCAGCAGCGTGATCGCCGCGGAGGAGTTCCCCGCCGCGCGCCGCGGCATGGTGATCGGCGTGGTCAGCGCCTCCGGCAGCCTCGGCTCGGTGGTGTGCGCCGGGGTCGTGCCCCTCTTGCTGAAAGCCCCGTGGGGTTGGCGCACCATATACCTGGTGGGCATCGTACCGCTGGTGATCCTGGCCTTCGCGCGCCGCAGCTTGAAGGAGACCAAGCGCTTCGAGGAGCAGCCCCACGCGGAGAAGGGGCGCCCGCTCGCGCACATCTGGCGCACGCCCTACCGCCGCCGGATGCTGGAGCTCGGCGCCATCTGGCTTTTGACCTACGTCTGCACCCAGACCAGCGTCACCTACTGGAAGGAGTTCGCGGTCGCCGAGCGCGGCTTCAGCGACGGCCAGGTGGGGCTCAGCATCACCATCGCGGCGCTGGTGGCGATGCCCCTGGTCTTCCTCTCCGGCAAGGCGCTGGACGTGATCGGCCGGCGCTGGGGCGCGCTGGTCATCTACGGGCTGACCGCCGTCGGGGTGTTCTGCTCGTACACGTTCCACGATCGCTGGGCGCTGACGGGCGCCTTGATGCTGGGGATCTACGGAGCCAGCGCGTTCTTGCCCGTGATGAACGCCTACACCACCGAGCTCTTCCCGACCGATCTGCGCGGGGACGCCTTCGCCTGGAGCAACAACCTGATCGGCCGCATCGGCTACGTGACCTCGCCGGCGCTGGTCGGCTGGTTCGCGCACCAGGTGGGTTGGGGAAGCGCCGTGCGTGTCACGGCGTTGTTCCCGCTGTTGGCCTTGGCCCTGATCCTGCTCCTTCTGCCCGAGACGCGCGCGCGTGAGCTGGAAGAGACGGCCGCGCTGTGA
- a CDS encoding thiamine phosphate synthase, whose amino-acid sequence MIAPRLIVITDFSRGDRGARLARIERCLALARPTSVLVQLRDPELGARARLELGRHLVALARAHGQSFAVNDRLDLAKLLGADAVHLGEASVDVADARRFLPGVWISRAWHSTDRAPEGADALLLSPIFEARHGRPALGAPSLRIARARIGALPLYALGGVTPERASTAMATSAQGVAVIGAVLDDDDPLPLLAALGIRR is encoded by the coding sequence GTGATCGCGCCGCGCCTGATCGTGATCACCGACTTCTCGCGGGGCGACCGCGGGGCACGCCTCGCGCGCATCGAGCGCTGCCTGGCCCTGGCGCGCCCGACCTCGGTGCTGGTGCAGCTCCGCGATCCCGAGCTCGGCGCTCGCGCTCGCCTGGAGCTGGGCCGGCATTTGGTCGCCCTGGCCCGCGCGCACGGCCAGAGCTTCGCGGTGAACGATCGGCTCGACCTGGCGAAGCTGCTCGGCGCGGACGCCGTTCACCTGGGTGAGGCCAGCGTGGACGTCGCGGACGCGCGGCGTTTCCTCCCCGGCGTCTGGATCTCACGCGCGTGGCACTCCACCGACCGCGCGCCCGAGGGCGCCGACGCGCTCTTGCTCTCACCGATCTTCGAGGCCCGCCACGGGCGGCCCGCGCTGGGCGCCCCGTCGCTGCGCATCGCTCGCGCCCGAATCGGTGCGCTGCCGCTCTACGCGCTCGGCGGAGTGACGCCGGAGCGCGCCTCGACGGCCATGGCGACCAGCGCCCAGGGCGTCGCCGTGATCGGCGCGGTGCTCGACGACGACGACCCGCTGCCGCTCCTCGCGGCGCTCGGCATTCGCCGCTAG